One Setaria viridis chromosome 5, Setaria_viridis_v4.0, whole genome shotgun sequence genomic region harbors:
- the LOC117858526 gene encoding uncharacterized protein isoform X2, with protein sequence MTMAGSCAAAPVGGLPSLRTPPRMNLRLGGFLHCSSAARSPGGVLLGWAQATKQPPAVARLNRLLCGYMQRDGHEGDVRSQGRDDTIMFGPDDDGVKIPTQTETLVKGTAMVAEPEYKPIPDLDYLQELLAIQQQGPRAIGFFGTRNMGYMHQQLIEILSYAMVITKNHIFTSGASGTNAAVIRGALRAEKPELLTVILPQSLKKQPPESQELLSKVQNLIEKPQYDHLPLIEASRLCNMDIISKIQQVICFAFHDSKLLMETCQEAKNLRKIVTLFYLD encoded by the exons GACTCGGCGGCTTCTTGCACTGTTCCTCGGCCGCGAGGAGCCCCGGCGGCGTCTTGCTGGGATGGGCTCAGGCGACCAAGCAGCCGCCGGCAGTGGCACGGCTGAACCGG TTGCTCTGCGGATACATGCAAAGAGATGGGCATGAAGGTGATGTGAGGAGTCAAGGAAGAGATGATACTATTATGTTTGGgccagatgatgatggtgtAAAGATTCCTACTCAGACAGAGACTCTTGTCAAGGGTACTGCAATGGTTGCTGAACCAGAATACAAGCCGATCCCTGATCTAGATTACCTACAG GAGCTGTTGGCTATTCAGCAACAAGGACCTCGTGCAATAGGTTTCTTTGGAACCCGCAACATGGGGTATATGCATCAGCAGCTTATTGAGATCCTGAGCTATGCTATGGTCATAACA AAAAATCATATATTCACATCTGGGGCTTCCGGAACTAATGCAGCTGTTATCAGGGGCGCTTTAAGAGCTGAAAAGCCAGAGTTGCTTACTGTAATTTTACCTCAGAGTCTAAAGAAGCAACCTCCTGAAAGCCAAGAACTGTTGTCCAAA GTACAAAATTTGATTGAGAAACCACAGTATGACCATTTGCCACTGATTGAGGCTAGCAG GTTATGCAACATGGACATCATCTCGAAGATCCAACAGGTGATCTGCTTCGCGTTCCATGACAGCAAGCTGCTGATGGAGACATGCCAGGAGGCCAAGAACCTTCGGAAGATCGTGACGCTTTTCTACTTGGATTAG
- the LOC117858526 gene encoding uncharacterized protein isoform X1: MTMAGSCAAAPVGGLPSLRTPPRMNLRLGGFLHCSSAARSPGGVLLGWAQATKQPPAVARLNRLLCGYMQRDGHEGDVRSQGRDDTIMFGPDDDGVKIPTQTETLVKGTAMVAEPEYKPIPDLDYLQELLAIQQQGPRAIGFFGTRNMGYMHQQLIEILSYAMVITKLQKNHIFTSGASGTNAAVIRGALRAEKPELLTVILPQSLKKQPPESQELLSKVQNLIEKPQYDHLPLIEASRLCNMDIISKIQQVICFAFHDSKLLMETCQEAKNLRKIVTLFYLD, translated from the exons GACTCGGCGGCTTCTTGCACTGTTCCTCGGCCGCGAGGAGCCCCGGCGGCGTCTTGCTGGGATGGGCTCAGGCGACCAAGCAGCCGCCGGCAGTGGCACGGCTGAACCGG TTGCTCTGCGGATACATGCAAAGAGATGGGCATGAAGGTGATGTGAGGAGTCAAGGAAGAGATGATACTATTATGTTTGGgccagatgatgatggtgtAAAGATTCCTACTCAGACAGAGACTCTTGTCAAGGGTACTGCAATGGTTGCTGAACCAGAATACAAGCCGATCCCTGATCTAGATTACCTACAG GAGCTGTTGGCTATTCAGCAACAAGGACCTCGTGCAATAGGTTTCTTTGGAACCCGCAACATGGGGTATATGCATCAGCAGCTTATTGAGATCCTGAGCTATGCTATGGTCATAACA AAATTGCAGAAAAATCATATATTCACATCTGGGGCTTCCGGAACTAATGCAGCTGTTATCAGGGGCGCTTTAAGAGCTGAAAAGCCAGAGTTGCTTACTGTAATTTTACCTCAGAGTCTAAAGAAGCAACCTCCTGAAAGCCAAGAACTGTTGTCCAAA GTACAAAATTTGATTGAGAAACCACAGTATGACCATTTGCCACTGATTGAGGCTAGCAG GTTATGCAACATGGACATCATCTCGAAGATCCAACAGGTGATCTGCTTCGCGTTCCATGACAGCAAGCTGCTGATGGAGACATGCCAGGAGGCCAAGAACCTTCGGAAGATCGTGACGCTTTTCTACTTGGATTAG